From a single Rhodococcus qingshengii JCM 15477 genomic region:
- the ptsP gene encoding phosphoenolpyruvate--protein phosphotransferase: protein MTASVDNRIAGIGVSAGSVCAPWLRFSTPEPTSASDPITGSPEAELIRIREALDAVAEELLSRAKTVEGVSAEILTTSAAMARDAGIVKAAKANLESGLPTAHAVAVAFDAFCEKLTALGGYMAERATDLRDLGQRAVAVLRGEPMPGIPAPGHPYILVARDLAPADTATLGTSDVVGLLTAEGGPTSHTAILAKSLGIPAVVNCSGTDLLAEGKLLILDGTTGTVTIDPSAEMRERAVLEASFVAEQSASAQGPGRTRDGFAVRLSANIGTLEDAARAGAADCEGVGLFRTEFSYLGRHDAPSVEEQAQTYASVLGHFAGQKVVVRTLDSGSDKPLPFLDLGVEENPALGIRGLRVGTVYPDTLISQLDALAAAGNATGADLWVMAPMVATADEAKDFAELARSRGIGKVGAMIEVPAAALRAKDILEHLDFVSIGTNDLSQYTCAVDRMAGGLAQLLDPWQPAVLDLIAMVGQAGADAGKPVGVCGESASDPLLAPVLVGLGVTSLSMSVPALGAVRAQLASLDLAVCKDMAAAARGARNPIEGRAAVARIRESA from the coding sequence ATGACGGCGAGTGTGGACAACCGCATCGCGGGTATCGGAGTGAGCGCGGGTTCGGTCTGCGCGCCGTGGTTGCGATTCTCCACGCCTGAGCCGACCTCGGCGTCGGACCCGATCACAGGCAGTCCCGAGGCGGAGCTGATCAGGATCCGTGAGGCACTGGACGCCGTCGCGGAGGAATTGCTCTCGCGTGCAAAGACAGTCGAGGGCGTCTCCGCGGAGATCCTGACGACGTCGGCTGCGATGGCGCGCGACGCGGGCATCGTGAAGGCGGCCAAGGCGAACCTGGAATCGGGGCTGCCGACCGCACACGCCGTCGCAGTTGCCTTCGACGCATTCTGTGAAAAGCTCACGGCGCTCGGTGGGTACATGGCCGAGCGGGCAACGGATTTGCGCGATCTCGGGCAGCGAGCCGTGGCCGTTCTTCGCGGGGAACCGATGCCCGGAATCCCCGCTCCCGGTCATCCGTACATCCTGGTGGCGCGCGACCTCGCTCCGGCGGATACAGCGACGTTGGGCACCAGTGACGTGGTCGGATTGTTGACTGCCGAAGGAGGTCCGACCAGCCACACCGCAATCTTGGCGAAGTCGCTCGGAATCCCGGCCGTGGTCAACTGCTCGGGAACCGATCTGCTGGCGGAGGGAAAACTTCTCATCCTCGACGGCACCACCGGGACGGTCACCATCGATCCCTCGGCAGAAATGCGCGAGCGCGCTGTCCTCGAAGCATCGTTCGTGGCAGAGCAGTCGGCTTCGGCACAGGGTCCAGGACGCACGCGTGACGGGTTCGCGGTGAGGTTGTCGGCCAACATCGGAACCCTCGAGGACGCCGCGCGGGCCGGAGCGGCGGATTGCGAGGGCGTCGGACTGTTCCGTACCGAATTCTCGTATCTCGGGCGTCACGACGCGCCGTCGGTGGAGGAGCAAGCACAGACGTACGCGTCGGTGCTCGGGCACTTCGCCGGACAGAAGGTGGTGGTCCGCACTCTCGATTCGGGTTCGGACAAGCCGTTGCCGTTTCTCGATCTCGGGGTCGAGGAGAATCCGGCCCTTGGTATCCGCGGGCTCCGTGTCGGCACGGTTTATCCCGACACGCTCATCAGCCAGCTCGACGCCCTCGCGGCGGCAGGCAATGCGACGGGTGCCGATCTGTGGGTCATGGCGCCGATGGTAGCTACGGCCGACGAGGCGAAGGACTTTGCAGAACTTGCGCGTTCGCGGGGGATCGGCAAGGTCGGAGCGATGATCGAGGTTCCAGCTGCAGCGTTGCGGGCGAAGGATATCCTCGAGCACCTCGATTTTGTCAGTATCGGTACCAATGATCTGAGCCAGTACACCTGCGCCGTGGATCGTATGGCCGGAGGCCTGGCGCAACTGCTCGATCCGTGGCAGCCGGCGGTCCTCGATCTGATCGCGATGGTCGGTCAGGCTGGCGCCGATGCCGGAAAACCTGTTGGTGTGTGCGGAGAATCCGCGTCTGACCCGCTGTTGGCTCCGGTTCTGGTCGGTTTGGGCGTGACGAGTCTGTCGATGTCGGTCCCGGCATTGGGCGCAGTTCGCGCGCAACTGGCCTCTCTCGATCTGGCGGTGTGCAAGGACATGGCCGCGGCGGCGCGGGGCGCGCGAAACCCGATCGAGGGTAGAGCGGCCGTCGCGCGGATTCGCGAGTCGGCATGA
- a CDS encoding HPr family phosphocarrier protein yields MAIATTTIGSRVGLHARPAALFARAAADLPVDVTIALGDGEPVDASSMLSVMTLGAAFGDSVTLRADGDGADAAVGSLAELLASELDEA; encoded by the coding sequence ATGGCGATCGCAACCACGACAATCGGATCCCGCGTCGGACTCCACGCACGACCCGCAGCGCTCTTCGCGCGCGCCGCAGCCGATCTACCGGTAGACGTCACCATCGCGCTCGGCGACGGCGAACCCGTCGATGCCTCCAGCATGTTGTCTGTCATGACTCTCGGTGCAGCATTCGGGGATTCGGTGACCTTGCGTGCTGACGGTGACGGCGCCGACGCTGCGGTCGGTTCGCTCGCAGAGCTTCTCGCATCCGAACTGGACGAAGCCTGA
- a CDS encoding PTS transporter subunit EIIC, translated as MTLEDTPKKESKVFAGVQRLGRSLMLPIAVLPAAGILLRLGQDDLLGRFSSMHSAAAVISAAGQAVFTWLPLIFAVGIAIGWAKKADGSTALAAVVGYMVIDGVFKAMSPIVLEGKTDPNGDQSLINYGVLAGIVMGLLSAILWQRFYRTKLPDYLGFFNGRRLVPILTAITGLVVGVLMAFVYPLFNSGLNWVGEAVASNTVVGGGIYGAANRLLIPTGLHHILNSAVWFLIGDYQDASGQIVRGDLNRFFAGDPSAGTFMTGFFPIMMFALPAAAFAIWRNAKPSQKKLVGGIMLSTGLTAFLTGITEPLEFSFMFVAWPLYVIHSLLTGTSMALVNALGIHDGFTFSAGFFDYVLNFGKATNAWMLIPIGLGYAVIYYFLFSFVIKKWNLRTPGREEEVEVAAGEPDPALLEAELALAAEGDSRTDAPLVAELETKLDKELEGR; from the coding sequence ATGACTCTCGAAGACACCCCGAAGAAGGAATCGAAAGTGTTCGCCGGGGTTCAACGCCTCGGCCGAAGCTTGATGCTTCCGATCGCCGTTCTGCCGGCTGCGGGAATCTTGCTCCGCCTCGGCCAGGACGACCTGCTCGGGCGATTCAGTTCGATGCACAGTGCTGCTGCAGTGATCTCTGCGGCAGGACAAGCAGTCTTCACGTGGCTGCCGCTGATCTTCGCCGTCGGTATCGCGATCGGCTGGGCCAAGAAGGCCGACGGATCGACTGCCTTGGCAGCCGTCGTCGGCTACATGGTGATCGACGGCGTGTTCAAGGCGATGTCGCCGATCGTCCTCGAAGGGAAGACGGACCCGAACGGGGATCAATCCCTGATCAACTACGGTGTGCTCGCCGGTATCGTGATGGGCTTGCTGTCGGCGATCTTGTGGCAGCGGTTCTATCGAACGAAGCTTCCCGATTATCTCGGGTTCTTCAACGGGCGCAGGCTCGTTCCCATCCTGACAGCGATCACCGGTCTTGTGGTCGGTGTCCTGATGGCATTCGTGTACCCCTTGTTCAACTCCGGCCTCAACTGGGTCGGTGAAGCAGTTGCTTCCAATACCGTTGTGGGCGGCGGCATTTACGGCGCAGCGAACCGCCTCCTGATCCCCACGGGCCTGCACCACATCTTGAACTCCGCCGTGTGGTTCCTGATCGGCGACTACCAGGACGCGAGCGGTCAGATCGTTCGCGGTGACCTCAACCGGTTCTTCGCCGGCGACCCCTCCGCCGGTACGTTCATGACCGGCTTCTTCCCGATCATGATGTTCGCCCTCCCCGCTGCAGCCTTCGCAATCTGGCGCAACGCCAAGCCTTCTCAGAAGAAGCTCGTCGGCGGCATCATGCTCTCCACCGGCCTGACCGCATTCCTCACCGGTATCACCGAGCCGCTCGAATTCTCCTTCATGTTCGTCGCGTGGCCCCTGTACGTCATCCACTCGCTCCTGACCGGAACGTCGATGGCCTTGGTCAATGCGCTGGGGATTCACGACGGATTCACGTTCTCCGCAGGCTTCTTCGACTACGTGTTGAACTTCGGCAAGGCAACCAACGCATGGATGTTGATCCCGATCGGACTCGGCTACGCCGTGATCTACTACTTCCTTTTCAGCTTCGTCATCAAGAAGTGGAATCTGCGCACGCCAGGACGAGAAGAAGAGGTCGAGGTGGCTGCAGGTGAGCCCGACCCAGCGCTGCTCGAGGCCGAACTGGCACTGGCTGCCGAAGGTGACAGCCGCACCGACGCCCCGCTCGTCGCCGAACTGGAAACCAAGCTCGACAAGGAACTGGAAGGACGCTGA
- a CDS encoding glucose PTS transporter subunit EIIB — protein MSKAEAIIKGLGGAENIVEIEACITRLRTEVKDGAKVNESALKAAGAHGVLKSGTVVQVIVGPEADTLAEDIEDIL, from the coding sequence ATGTCGAAAGCGGAAGCAATCATCAAAGGCCTCGGCGGCGCAGAGAACATCGTCGAGATCGAGGCTTGCATCACCCGCCTGCGTACCGAGGTCAAGGACGGAGCGAAGGTGAACGAGTCCGCTCTCAAGGCTGCCGGCGCACACGGCGTACTCAAGTCCGGAACGGTTGTCCAGGTCATCGTCGGGCCCGAGGCCGACACCCTTGCCGAGGACATCGAGGACATCCTGTGA
- a CDS encoding PTS sugar transporter subunit IIA — protein sequence MTVVLAPLPGRVVALTDVPDPVFAQQMVGSGVAIEPARGQGPLTVVAPISGKILKLHPHAFVIFGEKATGVLVHIGIDTVKLEGDGFTLIAAEGDTVDAGDPIVSFDPAHIDTTGYSAICPVVVMDSKPDTVESPSVGGDVATGDTLFDWSA from the coding sequence GTGACGGTCGTCCTCGCCCCACTCCCCGGTCGGGTCGTCGCACTCACTGACGTACCGGACCCGGTGTTCGCTCAGCAGATGGTCGGCTCGGGCGTCGCGATCGAACCCGCTCGCGGTCAGGGCCCGCTCACGGTCGTGGCGCCGATCAGCGGAAAGATCCTGAAACTTCACCCCCACGCGTTCGTGATCTTCGGCGAGAAAGCCACCGGCGTGCTGGTCCATATCGGCATCGACACGGTCAAGCTCGAAGGCGACGGATTCACCCTCATCGCCGCCGAGGGTGACACCGTCGATGCGGGTGATCCCATTGTCAGCTTCGATCCAGCGCACATCGACACGACCGGTTACTCGGCGATCTGCCCGGTAGTCGTGATGGATTCCAAACCGGACACCGTCGAATCCCCTTCCGTCGGTGGGGACGTCGCCACTGGCGACACTCTGTTCGACTGGTCGGCGTAA
- a CDS encoding GntR family transcriptional regulator: MPVHLRDSAIPKHEQLRTILLRKCTQELQPGDLMTSERNLMQDYGVSRITVREAIGQLVNDGHLVRVRGKGTFVAHRAVQSKLHLASFTEEMRAQGHHPTTVVLVSEQGPVPENTAAALNMRPGSDGYHVKRLRLADGEPVSVDDGWFNPELLPGLLDMDLTGSIYRATADKYDKPIDRAEQTVSADGASTEIATLLGTRKGAPVLYFDRVSFSEIAPVEHTRSWYRSDRYQLQMEVQGQARPKTRGDQ; this comes from the coding sequence ATGCCCGTTCATTTGCGCGACAGCGCAATACCCAAACACGAACAGTTGCGCACCATTCTCCTGCGCAAGTGCACCCAAGAACTCCAGCCTGGCGACTTGATGACCAGCGAGCGAAACCTGATGCAGGACTACGGCGTCAGTCGGATCACCGTTCGCGAGGCAATCGGGCAACTGGTCAATGACGGACACCTCGTTCGCGTGCGTGGCAAGGGAACCTTCGTTGCGCACCGTGCTGTCCAATCCAAGCTGCACCTTGCATCCTTCACCGAGGAAATGCGCGCCCAGGGGCATCACCCCACGACAGTGGTCCTGGTCAGCGAACAGGGGCCGGTCCCCGAAAACACTGCTGCCGCACTGAATATGCGACCGGGTTCCGACGGTTACCACGTCAAGCGCTTGCGCCTTGCCGACGGCGAGCCGGTGAGCGTGGACGACGGCTGGTTCAATCCCGAACTGTTGCCGGGTTTGCTCGACATGGACTTGACGGGTTCGATCTATCGGGCAACCGCCGACAAGTACGACAAGCCGATCGATCGGGCAGAGCAGACAGTCAGTGCCGATGGTGCCAGTACGGAGATCGCGACTCTCCTGGGCACTCGTAAGGGCGCTCCGGTTCTGTACTTCGATCGAGTGTCGTTCAGCGAGATCGCACCGGTCGAGCACACTCGCAGTTGGTACCGATCCGACCGCTACCAGTTGCAGATGGAAGTCCAGGGCCAAGCGCGGCCCAAAACGCGCGGCGACCAATAG
- a CDS encoding SWIM zinc finger family protein, with product MSPRGKGPDFSEYTGPRRRAPAPVKPRPAFGRTFWGKAFVRVVEEIGDKPRVTRGRTYARSGQVLALDIEPGVVTAEVQGSQLQPFVSTLSIDTLDQSDIDDIITKIRRVPGSLAALVSGVVPDMLAAQLIPDGPSAFRFDCTCPDVGWPCKHAAAVAFLTAERIDTDPLRLLRLRGVDLEQLIGGVEDESTVSVDVENWFGIAAALPALPKVPFRAAIDDLDIRRLREAVAALGLDMAQQNVALDEIRSIYRRLDG from the coding sequence ATGAGTCCGCGCGGCAAGGGCCCCGATTTCAGCGAGTACACCGGGCCTCGACGGCGAGCACCCGCGCCGGTCAAGCCTCGTCCAGCGTTCGGGAGGACGTTCTGGGGCAAGGCTTTTGTTCGGGTCGTCGAAGAGATCGGCGACAAACCTCGTGTCACGCGTGGGCGTACGTATGCGCGTTCGGGTCAGGTCTTGGCGCTCGACATCGAACCAGGAGTGGTGACGGCCGAGGTTCAGGGCAGCCAACTTCAACCGTTCGTTTCCACGCTGTCGATCGACACCCTTGACCAATCGGATATCGACGACATCATCACCAAGATCCGCCGCGTGCCGGGAAGTCTTGCCGCACTGGTGTCCGGCGTTGTCCCGGACATGCTTGCTGCTCAACTGATACCGGACGGCCCGTCGGCTTTTCGCTTCGACTGCACCTGCCCCGATGTCGGTTGGCCGTGCAAACACGCTGCGGCCGTGGCGTTCTTGACCGCGGAGCGAATCGACACCGATCCGCTCAGGTTGCTGAGACTTCGCGGGGTCGACCTGGAGCAGTTGATCGGGGGAGTGGAAGACGAGTCGACTGTTTCGGTGGACGTCGAGAATTGGTTCGGAATCGCGGCTGCCCTCCCTGCGCTACCGAAGGTGCCTTTTCGCGCGGCGATCGACGATCTGGATATCAGGCGGTTGCGCGAGGCGGTTGCGGCATTGGGATTGGACATGGCTCAGCAGAACGTCGCCTTGGACGAAATACGGTCCATCTACCGACGGTTGGACGGTTGA
- a CDS encoding DEAD/DEAH box helicase, with translation MLHGLWSPGSGLKLWVDGHEGAGTDDPRDPVSAVLHRKFRHRVNVAMPPVPGGPLQSEYAAVALAPPDAVDLLLRFKADDQRIAGDLHFLVHVARGIDRWVRAGRVVPALTRAEGSWWPRWQLSVGERQRAWIGELVVAMPPVQRAVGSPRATIEDITNELTDPIVRRALGDSHPVVQTPLWQVVLSGDAFDDVSVRAAEGLAEWGSTFTAGEPDLVLRLIEPELDDNSDPDDDALWRLHVCLRPEGEAPERVRLHRADPKRIQLGSRKLEDAIKAYPRFRDVPRDEDSLDLLLPTPVVMDLVGHGAIVLRERGITLLLPRAWNVVSPSLRVRVTSAASPIVAENRTVGMDQLLEYDWELALGDKVLTAEEMTQLVDAKSDLVQLRGEWVQADKDVLARAARFVSQRHSSGDRAIVDLIKDLIADDLKDLPVEEVKATGWASALLDQSVAPRQVAVPSTVNATLRPYQRRGLDWLAYMSALGLGAVLADDMGLGKTLQLLALLAHEKSKTATLLVCPMSVVGNWQRESARFVPSLRVYVHHGSDRATGAELEQAVRESDLVITTYALMTRDVAALKDLDWRRVVLDEAQHIKNAKTSQARAARSIPADHRVALTGTPVENRLDELRSILDFANRGVLGSEQMFRKRFVVPIEREKDQLAVSRLRAVTSPFVLRRVKTDPAVIADLPEKLEMTVRANLSEEQAALYRAVVDEMMAQIKGTEGMKRKGAVLSALTKLKQVCNHPAHFLRDGSPVMRRGQHRSGKLGLVEDIVESVIGDDEKVLLFTQFREFGELVVPYLADRFTTEVPFLHGGVSKAGRDAMVEAFQGEGGPPIMVLSLKAGGTGLNLTAANHVVHLDRWWNPAVENQATDRVFRIGQRKNVQVRKMVCVGTLEERIDTMIASKSELAELAVGTGENWVTEMSVEQLDELLRLGDDAVGE, from the coding sequence ATGCTGCATGGACTCTGGTCACCGGGATCGGGGCTCAAACTGTGGGTCGACGGGCACGAGGGTGCCGGGACCGACGATCCCCGTGATCCGGTCAGTGCTGTCCTGCATCGCAAGTTCCGTCATCGTGTGAATGTCGCTATGCCGCCCGTACCTGGCGGGCCTTTGCAGAGTGAGTACGCAGCTGTTGCGTTGGCGCCGCCGGACGCAGTCGATCTCCTGCTGCGGTTCAAGGCCGACGATCAGCGAATTGCGGGAGACCTGCACTTTCTCGTACATGTGGCGCGAGGAATAGACCGGTGGGTGCGCGCCGGACGGGTGGTCCCCGCACTGACGCGGGCTGAAGGAAGTTGGTGGCCACGCTGGCAGTTGTCGGTGGGGGAACGCCAGCGCGCCTGGATCGGCGAACTGGTCGTGGCGATGCCGCCGGTGCAGCGGGCGGTCGGTTCGCCGAGGGCGACGATCGAAGACATCACGAACGAACTCACGGACCCGATCGTTCGTCGTGCTCTCGGGGACTCACATCCGGTGGTGCAGACCCCGCTGTGGCAGGTCGTGTTGTCCGGGGACGCTTTCGACGACGTGTCGGTACGAGCGGCCGAGGGACTCGCCGAATGGGGGTCGACGTTCACAGCCGGAGAGCCGGACTTGGTTCTGCGGCTGATCGAGCCTGAACTCGACGACAATTCCGATCCCGACGACGATGCGCTGTGGCGTCTGCACGTGTGTTTGCGTCCTGAAGGTGAAGCGCCCGAACGTGTTCGACTGCACCGGGCAGATCCCAAACGTATCCAGCTCGGCAGCCGCAAGCTCGAAGACGCAATCAAGGCTTACCCACGTTTTCGCGACGTGCCGCGCGACGAGGACAGCCTCGACCTGTTGCTGCCCACACCTGTCGTGATGGACCTGGTCGGACACGGCGCGATTGTCCTGCGAGAGCGAGGGATCACGCTGCTGCTTCCTCGCGCATGGAACGTGGTGTCTCCATCCCTGCGTGTGCGCGTGACCTCGGCGGCATCTCCGATCGTTGCGGAGAATCGTACGGTCGGTATGGACCAATTGCTGGAATACGATTGGGAATTGGCGCTCGGAGACAAGGTACTCACCGCCGAGGAAATGACCCAACTCGTCGATGCGAAGTCCGATCTGGTCCAGTTGCGCGGCGAGTGGGTTCAGGCGGACAAAGACGTCCTGGCCCGCGCGGCTCGTTTTGTCAGTCAGCGGCACTCGAGCGGGGACCGAGCGATCGTCGATCTGATCAAGGATTTGATCGCCGACGACCTCAAAGACCTGCCGGTCGAGGAAGTGAAAGCAACCGGATGGGCCTCGGCACTGCTCGACCAGTCGGTGGCTCCGCGGCAGGTGGCGGTACCGTCGACGGTCAACGCGACTTTGCGTCCGTATCAACGACGCGGTCTCGACTGGTTGGCGTACATGAGTGCTCTCGGGCTCGGCGCTGTTCTGGCCGACGACATGGGTCTGGGTAAGACGCTGCAACTGTTGGCGTTACTTGCGCACGAGAAGTCCAAGACAGCAACCCTTTTGGTGTGCCCGATGTCGGTTGTGGGTAACTGGCAGCGTGAATCGGCGCGATTCGTGCCGAGCTTGCGCGTCTACGTTCATCACGGTTCGGATCGCGCTACCGGGGCGGAGTTGGAACAGGCAGTTCGTGAGAGTGACCTCGTGATCACCACCTACGCGCTCATGACCCGCGACGTCGCGGCCCTCAAGGATCTCGACTGGCGGCGCGTAGTGCTCGACGAGGCTCAACACATCAAGAACGCCAAGACATCTCAGGCGAGAGCTGCTCGCAGCATCCCCGCGGATCATCGTGTTGCTCTGACCGGAACGCCGGTGGAGAACCGACTGGACGAGCTGCGGTCCATCCTCGATTTTGCCAATCGCGGTGTGCTCGGCTCGGAGCAGATGTTCCGCAAAAGGTTTGTCGTACCGATCGAGCGGGAAAAAGATCAGCTTGCCGTCTCGCGACTGCGAGCCGTCACGTCCCCCTTTGTGCTGCGGCGCGTGAAGACCGATCCCGCCGTGATCGCGGATCTCCCGGAGAAGTTGGAGATGACGGTTCGAGCGAATCTCAGCGAAGAGCAGGCCGCGTTGTACCGCGCCGTGGTGGACGAGATGATGGCGCAGATCAAGGGGACGGAAGGGATGAAGCGCAAGGGCGCCGTCCTGTCTGCGCTGACCAAACTCAAACAGGTGTGCAATCATCCCGCGCACTTCCTGCGCGACGGTTCGCCGGTGATGCGCCGCGGGCAACACCGTTCGGGAAAGCTCGGACTGGTCGAGGACATCGTCGAGTCGGTCATCGGCGACGACGAGAAGGTTCTGTTGTTCACACAGTTTCGTGAGTTCGGCGAATTGGTGGTGCCGTACCTGGCCGACCGGTTCACCACCGAAGTTCCGTTTCTCCACGGCGGAGTGTCGAAAGCCGGGCGCGACGCCATGGTCGAGGCATTCCAAGGTGAAGGCGGCCCGCCCATCATGGTGCTCTCGCTCAAAGCCGGCGGCACGGGTCTGAATCTCACGGCGGCCAACCATGTGGTTCACCTCGACAGATGGTGGAACCCGGCGGTAGAGAACCAGGCGACGGACCGTGTCTTCCGCATCGGTCAGAGAAAGAACGTTCAGGTACGCAAGATGGTGTGCGTCGGAACCTTGGAAGAGCGAATCGACACGATGATCGCGAGTAAAAGTGAACTCGCCGAACTTGCAGTCGGGACCGGTGAGAACTGGGTGACGGAGATGAGCGTCGAGCAATTGGACGAGTTGTTGCGACTCGGCGACGACGCGGTGGGCGAATGA
- a CDS encoding NADP-dependent oxidoreductase, translating to MTTAYGFTEYGGPDTQSYFDVTLPPPGAGQLLVSVRAAGVNPADWKVRAGTRKDTVPVTLPAVLGREVSGVVIGVGPRVTEFEVGDEVFGATATGFGGYAASTLLNVSSTAHKPPTVSWADAAVLTVAAGTAYDALHDLGLKPGATLLLLGAGGGVGRSTIALALARSINVIGVASESKRTAIEEAGARWVASGDGFADDVSALSPVGVDAVFDLVGGDTLTRGAELARPDAPILSIADPLAASRLGGGGVERRRTTAVFTEIAALVADGILDPSVSGRYPFSRAGEALAAVEDGHAAGKVVIEFG from the coding sequence ATGACGACGGCATACGGCTTCACCGAGTACGGCGGACCCGACACACAGTCCTACTTCGACGTCACCTTGCCCCCGCCCGGTGCCGGCCAACTGCTGGTGTCGGTCCGAGCGGCGGGCGTCAACCCCGCTGACTGGAAAGTTCGCGCGGGTACTCGAAAAGATACTGTCCCGGTGACGCTGCCTGCGGTTCTGGGCCGCGAAGTGTCCGGTGTTGTCATCGGAGTAGGTCCGCGGGTCACCGAGTTCGAGGTCGGCGACGAAGTGTTCGGCGCTACCGCGACCGGCTTCGGCGGCTACGCCGCGTCGACATTGCTCAACGTCTCCTCGACAGCACACAAGCCGCCTACCGTGTCCTGGGCCGATGCCGCAGTGCTGACGGTTGCGGCAGGAACGGCCTACGACGCACTCCACGATCTCGGTCTGAAACCCGGGGCGACACTCCTGCTGCTCGGCGCCGGCGGCGGCGTTGGTCGCAGCACGATCGCGCTTGCTCTGGCGCGGAGTATCAACGTGATCGGTGTCGCGAGCGAGTCCAAGAGAACCGCGATCGAGGAAGCGGGAGCACGTTGGGTTGCGTCGGGGGACGGCTTCGCAGACGACGTGTCCGCGTTGTCCCCAGTCGGAGTGGACGCGGTTTTCGACCTGGTCGGCGGGGACACTCTCACTCGCGGCGCTGAGCTCGCCCGACCGGACGCACCGATCCTGAGCATCGCCGATCCTCTGGCGGCGAGCCGACTCGGCGGCGGTGGTGTCGAACGCCGAAGAACTACAGCAGTATTCACGGAGATCGCGGCGCTCGTGGCCGACGGGATCCTCGACCCGTCCGTGTCCGGGCGGTACCCATTCTCCCGCGCTGGGGAAGCGCTCGCTGCAGTCGAAGACGGCCATGCCGCCGGCAAAGTGGTGATCGAGTTTGGCTGA
- a CDS encoding tyrosine-type recombinase/integrase, which yields MSEGESSRDLSGLVVARVGRLIATGQAAEPYVLQGSDGERVESVEVFFRELIASGRSVATVRSYGMDLLRWWRFLHAVDVAWDRADRVDARDFSCWIQLTAKARQGSVVPASAEAAATAAASPNPVTGKPALGAGYSPATVAHSETVLRSFYDFHRDAGTGPLLNPFPLDLSRRSRWAHAHHNPMDHWAPERVGRYRPRVSQRIPRAIPEDLFDKLFAALSSDRDRALVAFWISSGVRASELLGVRECDVDPGQQLITVVRKGTRAVEQVPASADAFVWLRLYQEQLRGEVPLGRMQPLWWTLRRPRRPLNYHAAHRMFERANATLGSDWTLHDLRHSAARRMANDPHLSLVEVKEVLGHAHLSTTEIYLTPDKDEVIASVLAHHARTADQREHPRAPSPPPAPGYDPAALSVLFGRPL from the coding sequence ATGAGCGAAGGGGAAAGTTCGAGAGATCTGTCGGGGCTTGTGGTGGCCCGAGTGGGTCGGTTGATAGCGACAGGTCAGGCGGCGGAGCCTTACGTCTTGCAGGGCAGCGACGGTGAACGAGTGGAGTCCGTCGAGGTGTTCTTCCGGGAGCTGATCGCTTCCGGGAGGTCGGTGGCGACGGTGCGTTCGTACGGTATGGATCTGCTCAGATGGTGGCGGTTCCTTCACGCTGTGGACGTGGCGTGGGATCGTGCCGATCGGGTCGATGCCCGCGATTTCAGTTGTTGGATCCAGTTGACGGCGAAGGCACGACAAGGATCAGTGGTGCCGGCCAGCGCCGAGGCGGCTGCTACTGCTGCGGCATCGCCGAATCCTGTCACCGGCAAACCGGCTCTGGGGGCCGGGTACTCGCCGGCGACAGTGGCGCACAGTGAGACGGTGCTGCGAAGTTTCTACGATTTTCATCGGGACGCGGGGACTGGCCCGCTTCTGAATCCGTTCCCTCTCGATCTCTCTCGCCGGTCGAGATGGGCTCATGCGCACCACAATCCGATGGATCATTGGGCACCTGAGCGTGTGGGGCGCTACCGGCCTCGGGTCTCGCAGCGGATTCCCCGAGCGATTCCCGAGGATCTGTTCGATAAGTTGTTCGCGGCGTTGTCGTCGGATCGGGACCGGGCGTTGGTGGCGTTCTGGATTTCATCGGGGGTGCGAGCGTCGGAGCTGTTGGGAGTCCGCGAGTGCGATGTCGACCCGGGGCAGCAGTTGATTACTGTGGTGCGCAAGGGAACACGTGCGGTGGAGCAGGTACCCGCGTCGGCGGACGCGTTCGTCTGGTTGCGGTTGTATCAGGAGCAGTTGCGGGGCGAGGTGCCACTCGGACGGATGCAACCGTTGTGGTGGACACTGCGAAGGCCTCGCCGCCCGTTGAATTACCATGCGGCGCATCGGATGTTCGAGCGTGCGAATGCTACCCTCGGTTCGGATTGGACTCTGCACGACTTACGTCACAGTGCAGCGAGGCGGATGGCCAACGACCCGCACTTGTCCTTGGTGGAGGTCAAAGAGGTGTTGGGGCACGCCCATTTGTCGACGACCGAAATTTATCTGACACCCGATAAGGACGAGGTGATCGCCAGCGTCCTGGCCCACCACGCTCGTACTGCTGATCAGCGGGAACATCCGCGGGCTCCGTCGCCGCCTCCTGCTCCTGGATACGATCCGGCAGCGTTGAGCGTGCTGTTCGGGAGGCCGTTGTGA